The Thiomicrorhabdus lithotrophica DNA segment AGCCTTTTTACCTAGCCTTGCGAGGCCTGGTAATTTATAACTTACTAAGCCTCACTCAAAAAATTAAAATATACAATGTTAAATCAAGGTCAAACATAGTGTTTCCAGTTATATTTCAAACGATTTTTCACCGATTCACGACTTTACCGTTTACTTTAGCTAGCCTGATTCTATTATTTAGTATGACTGCTTGCCAATCCCAATCCTTTGAACCAACAAAAACCACTCTATTTGTCTTTGGCACGATGGTCGATATTGCCGTTTATGACACAGAACCCAACATAGCCGAACAAGCCATTTCACAAGTAGAGCAAACCTTTCAGACGATGCACCATGAATGGCATGCATGGGAAAAAGGCGGCATTGTTAGCAAGATAAACCAAGCTATCGCTAGAAAACAAAGTATAGAAGTGCCTAAGTCCGTAAAAAACTTCATACTTACATCACAAGATTTAAGCCAAAAAAGCCAAGGTCTTTTTGACCCAGGAATCGGAAGCCTAGTCGCTTTATGGGGGTTTCATGCTGAAGAATGGCAAGGCCCACCCCCTAGTGACCAACAGATTAAGCATTGGCTAGAAAACAAACCATCCATCGCAAATATTAGCTTTAAAAAAAACCAACTGTCTAGTCAAAACTCTTACGTGCAAATGGACTTTGGTGGCAATGCCAAAGGCCTAGCAATTGATATTGCGTTAGCCAGCCTAAAAAAAGCCGGGATTAAAAATGCTCTTGTAAGTATTGGTGGTGACATGAAAGTCATGGGTTCAAAAAACAACCAGGCCTGGTCAATTGGCATTCAAAACCCTCAAAACCTCAATAAAGCATTGGCACAAATTGCACTGCAAGACAATGAAAGCATTATGACTTCAGGAAACTACCAACGTTACTTTGAATGGCAAGGAAAGCGTTATTCTCATATCCTTGATCCAAATACAGGGTATCCAGCCAATAGCTTTTCTTCTGTAACGGTTATTCATAATGATGCAACTACAGCCGATGCCGCCGCTACCGCACTACTAATTGCTGGCCCTGCGCGCTGGGAGGCAGTTGCCAAATCAATGGGAATAACACAGGCATTTTTAATTGATACTGAAGGAAATATCCTACAAACAAAAGCCATGGCAAAGCGCGTGAAACTGCTATAATTCAGCTATGAATCAATTAACTTCCTTAGAACATCACTTCCTCATTGCAATGCCTGCATTAGAGAACAGCTGGTTTGAAAAAACAGTCATCTATCTTGTTGAAGACAATGAATATGGTTCGATGGGATTAGTCATCAACTTAGCCAATAAACTCGACATAAAAGACTTACTTGATCACTTTGAGTTGCCTGTTCCAACAGGCGCTGATTTTCTTGAACAAACCGTCTTGATTGGTGGGCCTGTTGATTTAGAGCGCGGCTTTATTCTGCATCCATCTAACGGCAACTGGAAAAGCACCATGCAACTGCCTGACAATTTAAACATGACAGTGTCAGAAGATTTTCTTGAAGCGTTAAGTGAGAGCCAAGTCACTGATAAATTCATAGTCTGCTTAGGTTTTGCCGGTTGGGAACCTGGACAACTCGCACAAGAAATTCAAGATAATAGCTGGCTAACCATTCCTTACAATGAAAGCCTGCTCTTTGACACTCCAATAGAAAATCGCTGGGAAGTCGCCTTAGGAACCTTAGGCATTTCTCCAGAATTTTTAAGCTGTGAAGCAGGCAATGCTTAGTTCCCACAACAAAATACCCAAACCTGATGGGGTGATTATTGGATTTGATTTTGGTTTACGCCGAATTGGCGTCGCTATTGGGCAAACCATCACTCAAACAGCTACCCCAGAAGCGATTGTAAACAGCAAAGATGGTAAGCCAGATTGGGAGCATATCACTAAACTTTTTGAACAGTGGCAACCTACCGCAATTGTAGTAGGATTGCCGATGCGTTTAGATGGAACAGAACAAGCTTTAACCCAACCTGCTCGCAAGTTTGGGCAGCGTTTAAGTGGACGCTATAATCGTCCTGTTTTTTATATTGAAGAGCAATTAAGTTCGATTGAAGCGGAAAACCGTGGTCTCAAACAGAAACATATAGATGACCATGCCGCCCAAATTTTACTAGAAAATTGGTTACAATCTCTTTAAACAGTTTGAGCATCATTCATAATATTGCTCTTACCAAAACTTATTATATGAGACTTTCGCATGACTGAACTCGACATTGATGTTCCCCAGCTGATTAACAATATTTGTGAGCAACTAAAACAAAAACCTATGTTCAAGCAAGCACCGAAAATGATTGGTATTCGTACTGGTGGTGAATGGGTTGCGCAAAAAATCCATCAACAACTTGAATTAACAGATGAACTTGGCGTTATAGACATTGCATTTTATCGAGATGACTTTTCAAAAATTGGTTTAAACCCAACCGTCAAACCCTCTCACATTCCTTGGGATGTTGACAATCAACACATAATTTTAGTGGATGATGTGCTCTACACAGGCCGTACAACGCGTGCCGCACTCAATGAGATATTCGACTTTGGTCGTCCTGCCAGCGTAACACTCGTGACGCTACTTGACCGCAAAGGCTGTCGTGAGTTACCTTTTCAAGCCGATATTACGGGTGAAAGCTTAGAGTGCAGTCAAACAATTAAATTAACAGGGCCTGACCCTTTAAAAGTGACTATTTTGGAGAACAGTGAGGAGACTGCATGAGTGCTAAGTTAGCAGGTTCAAACATTCAGTTAAATGAACTTGGAAAATTGAAACACTTTTTAACCCTTGAGGGATTAAAAGCGCATCATTTAACCGAGATTCTGGACACCGCTGAATCGTTTATTAACCCAACCACCAACGAAATCAAGAAAGTTCCGATTTTGCGTGGTAAAAGCATTATGAACCTATTCTTTGAACCAAGTACCCGAACTCGCACTACATTTGAAATTGCTGAAAAACGTCTTTCTGCCGATGTTGAAAGTTTAGACATCCAAACGTCAGCTACCAAAAAAGGAGAATCTTTACTCGATACTCTTTGGAACTTGCAAGCTATGCAAGCTGATATGTTTGTTATTCGACATTCAGAAAGTGGCGCAGCTCATTTCTTCTCACAACATGTTGCACCTCACGTACATGTCATGAATGCTGGTGATGGTCAACACGCCCACCCTACTCAAGCGATGCTCGATATGTTTACCATTCGTAAACACAAAGGCGATATTTATGATTTAACCGTTGCGATTATTGGTGACGTACTGCACTCTCGCGTAGTGCGTTCACAAATCCAGGCTCTTAGTATTTTAGAAGCTCGAGAAATTCGTGTTATTGGTCCAAAAACCTTAATGCCTGAATCACCCGAAGCAATGGGTGTGCATGTTTATCATGACATGGAAGAAGGCCTAAAAGACGTAGATGTTGTGATTATGGTTCGTTTACAAAATGAACGTATGACAAGTGCCCTAATCCCAAGTGAAAAAGAGTTCTTTAAGCTTTATGGTTTAACAGAAAAACGCTTGGCACTCGCAAAACCTGATGCCATCGTCATGCACCCTGGGCCAATTAACCGTGGTGTTGAAATAGACTCTGCCGTTGCCGATGGACCTCAATCCGTTATTCTTGAACAGGTAACTTATGGAATTGCCGTTCGCATGGCGGTTATGGCTATCATTATGAGTAATGCTGCGCAACTTGCCCAACATAAACTTGAACAAGAGCAACAAGCAAGTTTAGATTTAGTCGATATGAATGATTCAATGGAGGACACACTGTGAGACATATCATTTCAAACGGTCGTGTCATCGATCCAAGCCAAAACTTAGATAAAATAACCAATGTCTATCTTTCCCGTGGCCGTGTCGTAGCGGTTGCTGATGAGGCACCAGAAGGCTTTACAGCCGATCAAGAGATTGATGCTACGGGCAAATGGATTCTACCAGGCCTGGTAGATTTACAAGCACGTTTAGGTGAACCTGGAAACCAATATGCAGGTAATATCGCATCCGAAACTCAAGCAGCGGTTGCGGGTGGAATTACGAGCATTTGTTGCCCACCAGATACCTCTCCTGTCAATGACTCTCAAGCCGTCACTGAGTTACTACAACGCCGCGCAAGGCAAGCAGCCACAGCCTTTATTATGCCCATTGGGGCCATTACACAAGGACTAGAAGGTGAACGTTTAAGTAACTCCTTCTCTCTTAAACAAGCTGGCTGCATTGCTTTAAGCCAAGCGAACAAATCTATCCAAAACCCGCTAACGCTAAAAAATGCCTTAGAGTACAACTCAACCTTAAATATCCCAATTTTTCTGCGTTGCGAAGATACGCAATTAAAAAATGGAGGAATCGCACATAGTGGTCCAGTAAGTTCCCGTTTAGGACTGCCTGAAATCCCTCCTGCAGCAGAAACAACTGCTTTAGCTAGAGACTTACTATTAGTGGAAGAGTCAGGTGTTAAAGCGCACTTTTCACAAATTTCATGTGCTCGCTCGGTTGAGTTAATTGCGGATGCTAAAAAACGAGGGTTACCCGTTACCTGCGATGTCGCAATTCATCAATTGCATCTGTCTGAGATGGACTTACTTGGCTTCAATAGTCTATTTAATGTATCTCCACCGCTAAGAGGCATGAGCGATAAACAAGCACTTATCCTGGGCGTCAAATCCGGCATTATTGATGCTATCGTTAGCGACCATACACCTTTAGAGAAAGATGACAAACTACTACCATTTGGTGAAAGTGCGCCTGGCATTAGTGGTTTAGAAACTTTACTCTCTCTACTCTTAAAGCTGGTTCAAGAGAACACGCTTGAATTAATGACGGCAATACGTTGTGTGACACAAATGCCTGCTCAGATTATTGACTGCCAAAGAGGTTCTCTCGCCGAAGGAAGTTCAGCTGATTTATGTATTTTGGATCCTGAGGCCATTTGGACTTTAGAAACCCAAAACATGCTAAGTGAAGGTAAAAATACCCCCTTTGCAGGTTGGGAGTTTATTGGTAAAGTTGAACAGACCTTCTTTCAAGGGCGTCCCGTTTACAAAAGTAGCCAAACATAAAAGTTTGGCGGCTAGGTTACTGAATGTTTTGTTACACTCTAAGCTCACCCGTTCAACAAGCTGAACAGATTAATGGCTTTTGGCTTGTCAGTTTTTCTCTATCCACTCCTTTAACTTTAGAGAAAACTTTAGGCAGAACCTTCTATTTCCAAGAAGTGCCCGAGATTCTTCTCTGCCTATTTCAAGACACCAGCAACCGCTCTACTCATTCCTATCAATTTTTAGTACAGCAAGCTTTACCAGAAAATATTATTACTCAGTTAACAGCAATTTGTTGTGAATCGAACCAAAACCTGACTCTGCCTAATAGCGACACCCCCACATTAATTTTGGCTGATAACCTATTTATGGCAAATACTTTCGCCTTTGCAAAATACCAAATAAGTCAGACATCAAACAGCATTACCAACAGTATATTAGCCAGTGATAACGCATTCCCTTTTATAGTGAAACCTGCTCGCTATCTTATGCCAGAAATGCCTCCTGAAGCGATTGGTGCTTCAACGCTATTAGAAGATTGGAAAGTTCAAAACCGTTTGGCTTCACATGCAGGGCTACCAGGATGTTTTGATGGTGACTTATTTGAGATATTTAACTACTGGCTAAACTCAATCGAAGATGACATTAAAACCAATAACATAGAACAAAACTGGCAGGTAATTGTCTTTGCTGAAAGCGCAATACAAAAAAAATGCCTGCAAGCTAGCCAGCAATTTAGCTGGGTTAACTTAACAGGCATCTTAGCCAACTAGCGTTATTTAAAAGAGTTCTTCACCCCTTCAAAACTAAACTTTACGCTTAAACTTTATTGTTCTAAACCATCGATATTGGCCGCTCTTTTACGCGTTTTTTTCGCTAGTTTCTCAATATCTTTGGCAACACAGTGAAGTGCTAATTCAGCCGTTGACCCTAACGCCGCTTCAACCAAAATCTGTAATTCTTCAAAGTTTTCAACTGTTAGTGCTTTTTTCTGTTCTTTAGTTAGACTTCTTTTAAAACCATCCACTACTTTATAAGCGTGTTTATCAATTTTCATAATTTTCTACTCCTTTGTTAAGGGTTCACTTCAAAGGAGCTTTGCAAAAACATGCAAAGCTCAAGCATGTTTAATCGTATTGGAAAATATCTTCACCAGAACTCACAATCAATGGATCAGGCTGACCAACAACCTCTTCGTCTTTACCATCATAAGGTAGCATGCTTAACACATGACGCATCGCTTCTAAACGAGCACGCTTCTTATCATTTGATTTTACAACCGTCCATGGTGCGTGATTAGTATTGGTATAGAAGAACATATCTTCCTTCGCCTTGGTGTAATCATCCCATCTATCCAAAGAGGCTAAATCCATGGGACTTAATTTCCACTGCTTTAATGGATCGGTTTTACGTGCATTAAAACGTCTTAACTGTTCTTTACGACCCACTGAGAACCAAAATTTTATGATGCGTACGCCATCCGCTTGAATCATTCTTTCAAACTCTGGGGCTTGATGCATAAACAGCGTATATTCTTGAGGTTTACAGAAACCCATTACACGCTCAACACCAGCACGGTTGTACCAAGAACGGTCAAATAAAACCATCTCACCCGCCGTCGGCATGTTCTGAATATAACGCTGAAAGTACCACTGACCTTTTTCAATTTCGCTTGGCTTATCTAGAGCCACAACTCTTGCGCCACGAGGATTCAAATGTTCCATCATTCGCTTGATTGTTCCACCCTTACCTGCGGCATCACGACCTTCAAACACAAGCACGATACGCTCATCGTTTTCTTTAACCCACTTCTGCACTTTTAGGAATTCAATCTGTAGTGTACGTTTTATCTTTTCGTATTCAGCGCGTTTGATTTTGTCACTGTATGGATAATTACTCTCACTTGATTTTACTTTTTTCACCCTAACCTCCTATTTAAGATTTTTATCAATTACTTATTATTAATCCTTTAACTATACGCCGATTAAAAGCCCTTTAAAGGCCTATATAAGGGTAAACACGAACCAAAAATTGATTTAAAACAAGTTGAAGATATAATTATTTAAAACGCATATAAAACCCTTGATAATAGAATGGTTTTATTAATTAAATTCCTAAATACTCTACAATTAATTTAATTTATTAAACTTAAAAAAGATTATTTTATTTAAAAAACAAATACAGCTTACAAGATACAAAGTGTTTTGAATCTATTAGAATGCTAAACAAATACACTTTCATAAGTTTAGCTGGAGCAAGACATGTCTGATTCAATTATCACGCGATATCAAAATGTGAAAAACAGGGTTCACCAGGCCTGCTTAGATGCAAATCGTGATCCAGAATCCGTGCAACTTTTAGCCGTAAGCAAAACTAAACCGATTGAGGATATTCAAATCCTATCTAAAAATGGTCAAAAATCGTTTGGTGAAAACTATGTACAAGAGTCATTAGCTAAAATTGAGATTTGCCCTGATTTAGAGTGGCATTTTATTGGTCCGATTCAATCGAATAAAACTAAACCGATTGCTGAGAACTTTCAATGGGTACACAGTGTTGATCGTTTAAAAATTGCTCAACGTTTGAGCCTACAACGTCCAACAGATTTGCCTCCTCTAAATATATTACTAGAAGTCAACATCAGCGAACAAGCATCAAAAGCAGGTTTTAGCCCTCAGGAAGTTTTAGAATTTGCACCACAAATAGCAGCCTTACCTAACTTGAATTTAAGGGGTTTAATGGCAATTCCACAACAAGCCGATGTTCTTGAAGAACAAAGAAAACCATTTGCCAAAATGCACCAACTTTTAAAACAGTTGCAGCAACAATATCCTGACTGGCATTTGGATACTTTATCGATGGGAATGTCTGGTGATTTAGAAGCCGCTATATACGAAGGTGCAACAATGGTAAGAATAGGTACAGATATTTTTGGGGCGAGAGATTACTCTAAAACATAACTTACCAGGCCTGGTAGGCTAGTTGATTCACAACCATACAAACCTATTTGCAACCTGTTTAAACTTTGTTTGAAACCCTTTAAAAAAACAAAAAAGCCAAAATCGAATTCACGATTTTGGCTCTGTCTCCTTTTTGCACAACCTGAAAAAATCAAACTTTTGATTCGTGTTTATCAAGTTGTTAAGGGCAATTTATTCAATTAAATTTCTTTAATCGCTAATCGCCTCTTGTACTTTATTTAACGACCATTTCTGTTATTTCTTTAATCGTTATTCACAACTTAAACAACGGGTTATGTGTTTGGCGATGCTGCATTTGGCATAGCTTCAATTGCATCCTCTGTAGCGGCAACAACAGGAGATTCAAGCTTATCCATTTGCGCCATTTCAGCTAACTGCTCATGAAACTCTTTAACTCTTGCCAACCAACCTTGCTGGCTATCTTGCTCTGGAAAACGTTGAGCGGTCACATCACCCATCAATTCATTAAATATCGACTGGGCATTTTCAAACTGTTCGTTTAAACGTGTTACCGCATCTTGCCAACTCTGTAAATAAGGCGGCAAATCGCTCATATCAACACCATACTCTTCAGCGACATCTTCAGACTCTGCGGCCTGTTTTTGAACATCATTATATTCAGCTAAGGCAGCCTGCTGATAACGAGTTGCCACAGCTTCTGTTTGGGTTAAATTTAACTTCATTGAGCTTAACTGACCGTAATCAATTTCTAATTCCATCGCTTGCTGAAGTGCTTTTTCAATATTGCCGTCAAAGAATTGATTAGACAAAGCATCAACCTGCTCAAAAACATCAAACACAGCTTTTAGCTCATCTTCATTTAAGTCACCCTCAATAGAAAATGCGAACCGTTCTTCAAATGCGGTCATTTCCAATGCTTCTTTGCTTTCAAAATAACGCACACCTTGAGGTCCTTGCTCTCCAGATTGGGTTTCTTTGTATGACTGATATTGCGCATAAAGTTGACGGAAATCTACGCTAACAGTATCGCCTTCGTTGGTGGTCAACTGTAAGCTCATGGTTTCACTATACTGATAAGCTCTCTCGAATTGCTCCATTCTTGCGGCTGCAACCGCGGATTGGGCGCTTGGCTTATAAGAAACATCATCAGAGTTTACATTGCGAGCGGATTGATCAGCATCATGCTTTGCTTTCACAATCTCTGAAACATCCATACCTGGTTTAGCATTTTTATTGTTTTCTTTAACATCAAACAACTGATTTAATAATGGGTTATTTGCAATCGTATTAGACATTGGGTATTCCTCTTTCTGGTCTAAATTAAATCCCTTGAATGCTCCTTAGTTTACCAGGTAACAACTCAATCCCTTTATGTAGGTATATTCTTATTATTTTTAGATATAACTTAGTTATCGACCGATATAAAAAAGCTTTAATTGTAATCTCTTAACATAGGGTTTATATAAATTACCAGGCCTGGTAACTTTTATTGTTTAGATTATCTGAATTATCTCAAATCAACTTCTTATGCAACGACTAAAGGTAAGTTTTGACTCAAACAAAATTAAGCGTTCTAATAAAGGTAGATAGTAAATAGAATTTTGGAGCGTTTCTGTATGAAAACGATTAACTGGTTAAGCTTACCGATATTACTCTCGCTAACCCTAATTGGATGTGGTGGTGGAGATGATTCTCCTACAGCAGATGGAAGTGGCACCGAGGTAGTAGATGAGGTACATAGCGCCATGTTCAACAATCCTGCTTTTGTTGCAAGCTGGGGAGAGAAAGGGGTATTTACGGATGCCAATACCTGCTCAAGTTGTCACACAGGTAATGCTACAGTTATGGAGTTCAACGGAAA contains these protein-coding regions:
- a CDS encoding FAD:protein FMN transferase, whose product is MFPVIFQTIFHRFTTLPFTLASLILLFSMTACQSQSFEPTKTTLFVFGTMVDIAVYDTEPNIAEQAISQVEQTFQTMHHEWHAWEKGGIVSKINQAIARKQSIEVPKSVKNFILTSQDLSQKSQGLFDPGIGSLVALWGFHAEEWQGPPPSDQQIKHWLENKPSIANISFKKNQLSSQNSYVQMDFGGNAKGLAIDIALASLKKAGIKNALVSIGGDMKVMGSKNNQAWSIGIQNPQNLNKALAQIALQDNESIMTSGNYQRYFEWQGKRYSHILDPNTGYPANSFSSVTVIHNDATTADAAATALLIAGPARWEAVAKSMGITQAFLIDTEGNILQTKAMAKRVKLL
- a CDS encoding YqgE/AlgH family protein — translated: MNQLTSLEHHFLIAMPALENSWFEKTVIYLVEDNEYGSMGLVINLANKLDIKDLLDHFELPVPTGADFLEQTVLIGGPVDLERGFILHPSNGNWKSTMQLPDNLNMTVSEDFLEALSESQVTDKFIVCLGFAGWEPGQLAQEIQDNSWLTIPYNESLLFDTPIENRWEVALGTLGISPEFLSCEAGNA
- the ruvX gene encoding Holliday junction resolvase RuvX, yielding MLSSHNKIPKPDGVIIGFDFGLRRIGVAIGQTITQTATPEAIVNSKDGKPDWEHITKLFEQWQPTAIVVGLPMRLDGTEQALTQPARKFGQRLSGRYNRPVFYIEEQLSSIEAENRGLKQKHIDDHAAQILLENWLQSL
- the pyrR gene encoding bifunctional pyr operon transcriptional regulator/uracil phosphoribosyltransferase PyrR encodes the protein MTELDIDVPQLINNICEQLKQKPMFKQAPKMIGIRTGGEWVAQKIHQQLELTDELGVIDIAFYRDDFSKIGLNPTVKPSHIPWDVDNQHIILVDDVLYTGRTTRAALNEIFDFGRPASVTLVTLLDRKGCRELPFQADITGESLECSQTIKLTGPDPLKVTILENSEETA
- a CDS encoding aspartate carbamoyltransferase catalytic subunit, with the protein product MSAKLAGSNIQLNELGKLKHFLTLEGLKAHHLTEILDTAESFINPTTNEIKKVPILRGKSIMNLFFEPSTRTRTTFEIAEKRLSADVESLDIQTSATKKGESLLDTLWNLQAMQADMFVIRHSESGAAHFFSQHVAPHVHVMNAGDGQHAHPTQAMLDMFTIRKHKGDIYDLTVAIIGDVLHSRVVRSQIQALSILEAREIRVIGPKTLMPESPEAMGVHVYHDMEEGLKDVDVVIMVRLQNERMTSALIPSEKEFFKLYGLTEKRLALAKPDAIVMHPGPINRGVEIDSAVADGPQSVILEQVTYGIAVRMAVMAIIMSNAAQLAQHKLEQEQQASLDLVDMNDSMEDTL
- a CDS encoding dihydroorotase, which encodes MRHIISNGRVIDPSQNLDKITNVYLSRGRVVAVADEAPEGFTADQEIDATGKWILPGLVDLQARLGEPGNQYAGNIASETQAAVAGGITSICCPPDTSPVNDSQAVTELLQRRARQAATAFIMPIGAITQGLEGERLSNSFSLKQAGCIALSQANKSIQNPLTLKNALEYNSTLNIPIFLRCEDTQLKNGGIAHSGPVSSRLGLPEIPPAAETTALARDLLLVEESGVKAHFSQISCARSVELIADAKKRGLPVTCDVAIHQLHLSEMDLLGFNSLFNVSPPLRGMSDKQALILGVKSGIIDAIVSDHTPLEKDDKLLPFGESAPGISGLETLLSLLLKLVQENTLELMTAIRCVTQMPAQIIDCQRGSLAEGSSADLCILDPEAIWTLETQNMLSEGKNTPFAGWEFIGKVEQTFFQGRPVYKSSQT
- the ppk2 gene encoding polyphosphate kinase 2 — its product is MKKVKSSESNYPYSDKIKRAEYEKIKRTLQIEFLKVQKWVKENDERIVLVFEGRDAAGKGGTIKRMMEHLNPRGARVVALDKPSEIEKGQWYFQRYIQNMPTAGEMVLFDRSWYNRAGVERVMGFCKPQEYTLFMHQAPEFERMIQADGVRIIKFWFSVGRKEQLRRFNARKTDPLKQWKLSPMDLASLDRWDDYTKAKEDMFFYTNTNHAPWTVVKSNDKKRARLEAMRHVLSMLPYDGKDEEVVGQPDPLIVSSGEDIFQYD
- a CDS encoding YggS family pyridoxal phosphate-dependent enzyme, with protein sequence MSDSIITRYQNVKNRVHQACLDANRDPESVQLLAVSKTKPIEDIQILSKNGQKSFGENYVQESLAKIEICPDLEWHFIGPIQSNKTKPIAENFQWVHSVDRLKIAQRLSLQRPTDLPPLNILLEVNISEQASKAGFSPQEVLEFAPQIAALPNLNLRGLMAIPQQADVLEEQRKPFAKMHQLLKQLQQQYPDWHLDTLSMGMSGDLEAAIYEGATMVRIGTDIFGARDYSKT